From Desulfosalsimonas propionicica, the proteins below share one genomic window:
- a CDS encoding MFS transporter, whose protein sequence is MMFPSQRPPIPLKYTLSTLYFLYFGVLGIYLPYFNLYCYRLGFSGFEIGSISAMRTLATALFPLIWAALADRFSMRRPIFIFCHFISTAIWAFYLVFTDFATMFVITAFYGVFYAPLISFLESFSMDLLDTEKNRYGNLRAWGSIGFILMVTGVGRAIDIFSVQIIIPLILIGSLLQSILAFRVPPTTKGKKLDFSAGARYLWNKRVVFFLMAAFLMLASHGTYYGFFSIHLENLGFTSTFIGFAWALAVIAEIGIMIYSRPIFQRFSHERVLIAAFACTCLRWFVVAGAQSAWLIIVTQMLHAFSYGAFHVASILYIDELTPAAAKTLGQAVNNAVTYGLGIMIGFFVNGIFFEIIGAPALFMASGVLALLGGLLMVFETATRKQAP, encoded by the coding sequence ATGATGTTTCCAAGCCAGAGACCTCCCATACCCCTGAAATACACCCTAAGCACCTTGTATTTTCTTTACTTCGGGGTACTGGGCATCTATCTGCCCTATTTCAACTTATACTGCTACCGGCTTGGATTTTCCGGGTTTGAAATCGGCTCCATTTCGGCCATGCGCACCCTTGCCACCGCCCTTTTCCCCCTGATCTGGGCCGCGCTGGCAGACCGGTTTTCCATGCGCCGGCCCATATTTATTTTCTGCCATTTTATCAGCACAGCCATATGGGCATTTTATCTGGTCTTCACCGATTTTGCCACCATGTTTGTGATCACCGCCTTTTACGGGGTGTTTTACGCGCCCTTGATTTCCTTTCTGGAATCATTTTCAATGGATCTGCTGGATACAGAGAAAAACCGCTACGGCAACCTGCGGGCCTGGGGGTCGATCGGCTTTATCCTTATGGTCACGGGCGTGGGCCGTGCCATTGACATTTTTTCCGTGCAAATCATCATCCCCCTGATCCTGATTGGTTCTTTGCTGCAATCCATCCTGGCCTTCAGGGTGCCGCCAACCACCAAAGGGAAAAAGCTCGATTTTTCCGCAGGCGCCCGGTATCTCTGGAACAAACGCGTGGTTTTTTTTCTGATGGCCGCGTTTCTGATGCTGGCCAGCCACGGCACATATTACGGATTTTTCTCCATCCACCTGGAAAACCTGGGATTTACAAGCACATTTATCGGTTTTGCCTGGGCCCTGGCCGTTATCGCCGAAATCGGGATCATGATTTACTCCAGGCCCATTTTCCAGCGATTTTCCCATGAACGGGTGCTCATTGCCGCATTTGCCTGTACCTGCCTGCGATGGTTTGTGGTGGCAGGCGCCCAATCGGCCTGGCTCATTATTGTCACCCAGATGCTGCACGCCTTTTCCTACGGCGCCTTTCATGTGGCCAGCATCCTCTACATCGACGAACTGACCCCGGCGGCGGCCAAGACCCTGGGCCAGGCGGTCAACAATGCGGTCACTTACGGCCTTGGGATTATGATCGGTTTTTTTGTCAACGGGATTTTTTTCGAGATTATCGGGGCGCCGGCCCTGTTTATGGCAAGCGGCGTGCTGGCATTGCTTGGCGGGCTGCTTATGGTATTTGAAACCGCCACCCGAAAGCAGGCGCCATAG
- the mltA gene encoding murein transglycosylase A, with translation MTLMTNCRRSVPVFVFQRLIAAALFAVLWALPALASAQMAELSPSRHPVFVDDLGYAGLSRAIGQTIAYYEKLPSSRRMAYGPDAYTVEDLISGLRRFDQFMEKKPSAEAVQKFLRENARVYAHIEQSEPVSILFTGYYEPVIQGSRKKTDLFQYPVYGRPKDLVELDLSAFDAGCDSRSAVGRVADGRVVPYYDRRTIDTTDLLQSRAEVIAWAADPVKLFFLHVQGSGRIRLRDGDMIAVHFDITNGRPYKSIGKYLIDKGKMDRSNMSMQAIAAYLEKHPGDIREVLFSNPRYVFFKKSRGGPKGSLGVDLTPGRSVALDRDVSPAGAFLFICAKKPTDKNAAGRKHDWVPFCRFACSQDAGSAISGKNRADLFWGSGASARMAAGHMQHRGRIYYLVILPKSG, from the coding sequence ATGACACTGATGACTAATTGCCGGCGATCTGTCCCGGTTTTTGTGTTTCAGCGGCTGATAGCCGCAGCCTTATTTGCGGTCCTGTGGGCACTGCCGGCACTGGCAAGCGCGCAAATGGCCGAATTGTCCCCATCCAGACATCCCGTGTTTGTCGATGATCTTGGCTATGCCGGGCTATCCCGGGCCATCGGGCAAACCATTGCCTATTATGAAAAACTGCCCTCCTCCCGCAGGATGGCTTATGGCCCGGATGCTTACACGGTGGAAGATCTGATCTCCGGATTGCGGCGGTTTGATCAGTTTATGGAAAAAAAGCCTTCTGCAGAGGCGGTACAGAAATTTTTACGGGAAAATGCCCGGGTCTATGCCCACATTGAGCAAAGCGAACCGGTTTCGATATTGTTTACAGGCTATTATGAACCCGTGATCCAAGGCAGCAGAAAAAAGACCGACTTGTTCCAATATCCGGTTTACGGCCGGCCAAAGGACCTGGTTGAGCTGGATTTGTCGGCATTTGATGCCGGATGCGACAGCCGGTCCGCCGTGGGCCGTGTGGCAGACGGCCGGGTGGTTCCTTATTATGACCGGCGCACCATTGATACAACTGATCTGCTCCAATCCAGGGCGGAGGTGATTGCCTGGGCGGCGGATCCGGTAAAGCTGTTTTTCCTGCACGTACAGGGCTCCGGCCGGATTCGCCTGCGGGACGGGGACATGATTGCCGTGCACTTTGACATCACAAACGGCCGGCCCTATAAAAGCATCGGCAAATATTTGATAGACAAGGGAAAAATGGATCGGTCCAACATGTCCATGCAGGCCATTGCCGCCTATCTTGAAAAACACCCCGGGGACATCCGGGAAGTGTTGTTTTCCAATCCAAGGTACGTGTTTTTCAAAAAAAGCCGGGGCGGTCCGAAAGGTTCTCTGGGCGTGGACCTGACCCCCGGCCGTTCAGTGGCTCTGGACCGGGATGTTTCCCCTGCAGGGGCGTTTTTGTTTATTTGCGCAAAAAAGCCGACAGACAAAAATGCGGCCGGCCGTAAGCATGACTGGGTGCCTTTTTGCCGCTTTGCCTGCAGCCAGGATGCGGGAAGTGCGATTTCCGGCAAAAACCGCGCAGACCTGTTTTGGGGCTCCGGGGCCAGTGCACGCATGGCCGCAGGTCACATGCAGCACAGGGGGCGGATTTATTATCTGGTGATTCTGCCAAAATCCGGATAA
- a CDS encoding DNA recombination protein RmuC, with the protein MRISFSVEILYLAAGLIAGALAVLIVLGIRIRRLRVRHNHLHQQYTECRMELSAAREKSAMIEQARDRMAESFSALSAQALQENNQAFMNLAKATFSRYLDAAKTDMEGRSRAVGDMVQPLVNTLEKYEQKVREMEQARQQAYGSLTEQVSSMARTQQDLQRETGRLVQALRLPQVRGRWGEMTLRRVAEIAGMQDHCDFYQQPTAASEDGMLRPDMIVRLPGNRQVIIDAKVPLSAYLDSLDNGDEENTQQPLERQAGQVKSHMNRLAQKSYWRQFEPTPEFVVLFMPGENFFSAALSCQPGLIEEGAAKGVILATPTTLITLLKTVAYSWRQESAVENARAAIDLGSELYGRIYSMVRHFNQLGRDLDKSIAAYNKTVGTLERRVLVSARRFREMGVVEDDRKDLNPPGPVDNKARQMETDNAGENDTDD; encoded by the coding sequence ATGCGCATTTCTTTTTCTGTTGAAATTCTGTATCTGGCCGCAGGCCTTATTGCCGGGGCATTGGCTGTTTTGATCGTTTTGGGTATCCGCATTCGGCGTCTGCGTGTCCGGCACAATCATCTGCACCAGCAATATACGGAATGCCGGATGGAGTTGAGTGCGGCCCGGGAAAAGTCAGCCATGATTGAGCAGGCCCGGGACCGGATGGCGGAAAGTTTCTCTGCACTATCAGCGCAGGCCCTGCAGGAAAATAACCAGGCGTTCATGAACCTGGCCAAAGCAACGTTTTCCCGGTACCTGGACGCGGCAAAGACAGACATGGAAGGCCGCAGCAGGGCAGTGGGCGATATGGTCCAGCCCCTGGTCAACACCCTGGAAAAATACGAGCAAAAGGTTCGGGAAATGGAACAGGCCCGCCAGCAGGCCTACGGAAGCCTCACAGAGCAGGTTTCCTCCATGGCCCGCACCCAGCAGGATCTGCAGCGGGAAACCGGACGGCTGGTGCAGGCCCTGCGCCTTCCCCAGGTCCGGGGACGCTGGGGGGAGATGACGCTGCGCCGGGTGGCCGAAATTGCGGGCATGCAGGATCATTGCGACTTTTACCAGCAGCCCACTGCTGCCAGCGAAGACGGGATGCTGCGGCCGGATATGATTGTCCGGCTGCCGGGGAACCGTCAGGTCATCATTGACGCGAAGGTGCCCTTGTCGGCTTATCTCGATTCCCTGGATAACGGTGATGAGGAAAATACGCAACAACCCCTTGAGCGCCAAGCCGGCCAGGTCAAAAGTCACATGAATCGTCTGGCCCAGAAATCTTACTGGCGCCAGTTTGAGCCCACACCCGAGTTCGTGGTGCTGTTTATGCCCGGGGAAAATTTTTTCAGCGCAGCCCTGTCCTGCCAGCCCGGATTAATTGAGGAAGGGGCGGCCAAAGGTGTGATTTTGGCCACGCCCACCACCCTGATCACATTGCTCAAAACCGTGGCCTATTCCTGGCGTCAGGAATCAGCGGTGGAAAACGCAAGGGCCGCCATTGACCTGGGAAGCGAGCTTTACGGGCGGATTTACTCCATGGTCCGGCATTTCAACCAATTGGGGCGGGACCTGGACAAAAGCATTGCCGCTTACAACAAGACCGTTGGTACCCTGGAACGCCGGGTGTTGGTATCCGCCCGCCGTTTCAGGGAAATGGGCGTGGTGGAAGATGACCGAAAGGATTTAAATCCGCCCGGGCCGGTGGACAACAAGGCCAGACAGATGGAAACGGACAACGCGGGGGAAAATGACACTGATGACTAA
- the moaC gene encoding cyclic pyranopterin monophosphate synthase MoaC, with amino-acid sequence MAQFTHLDQQGRVRMVDVSGKDVTCRLAVARAVVSMQAATFEKIVSNQSRKGNVLETARIAGVMAAKQTHLLIPMCHPICIRHVQVDFYPDKDAGCFEIRAAVRADDRTGVEMEAMTAASVAALTVYDMCKSHDRAMTISKVCLVEKSGGKSGHFVRSPEIPEDSEA; translated from the coding sequence ATGGCCCAGTTTACCCACCTGGATCAGCAGGGCCGGGTGCGGATGGTGGATGTAAGCGGCAAAGATGTCACCTGCCGCCTTGCAGTGGCCCGCGCCGTGGTTTCCATGCAGGCCGCCACGTTTGAAAAAATTGTTTCCAATCAGAGCCGCAAGGGAAATGTATTGGAAACAGCCAGAATCGCCGGGGTCATGGCCGCCAAGCAGACCCATTTGCTTATTCCCATGTGCCATCCCATCTGTATCCGGCACGTGCAGGTGGATTTTTACCCGGACAAGGATGCCGGCTGTTTTGAAATCCGGGCCGCAGTCCGGGCAGACGACCGTACCGGTGTGGAAATGGAGGCAATGACGGCCGCATCTGTTGCCGCCCTGACCGTCTATGACATGTGCAAGTCCCATGACCGGGCCATGACCATTTCAAAGGTGTGTCTTGTGGAAAAATCCGGCGGAAAAAGCGGACATTTTGTCCGCAGTCCCGAAATCCCGGAGGATTCTGAGGCATGA
- a CDS encoding molybdenum cofactor biosynthesis protein MoaE gives MDQNRLINQIKTSADYDRVGMILTHHGVVRATSRDGRPVSGVRLEVNRDRIDEIIDTEKQQPGIVEILVEITETTELAVGDDIMLIAVAGDFRENVLDCMARMIDAVKKRVTAKTEYYE, from the coding sequence ATGGATCAAAACCGGCTTATAAACCAGATCAAGACATCTGCGGACTATGACCGGGTGGGCATGATCCTGACCCACCACGGCGTTGTCCGGGCCACTTCCCGCGATGGGCGCCCCGTGTCCGGGGTGCGGTTGGAAGTCAACCGGGACCGGATTGACGAGATCATTGATACAGAGAAGCAGCAGCCCGGGATTGTGGAAATTCTGGTGGAAATAACGGAAACAACCGAGCTGGCGGTGGGCGATGATATCATGCTCATTGCCGTGGCCGGCGATTTCCGGGAAAATGTTCTGGACTGCATGGCACGGATGATCGATGCGGTTAAAAAGCGCGTGACCGCCAAAACCGAGTATTATGAATAA
- the mobA gene encoding molybdenum cofactor guanylyltransferase — MDLSCSGVILAGGRSSRFNGINKAFVDLHGGPVIEPVAALLGQMFSRVLIITHDPLAYLPWDAGLVTDLFSARSSLTGIHAGLFYSPTPYIFAVACDTPFIRRAVVELVLSELEPGVDAVMPQTPAGLEPLCAAYASQSLAVVESHLRQEKFKIRRVFENLRVKVIPAEKVMEADPELDTFFNINTPADLETARSRLEKQKKGS, encoded by the coding sequence ATGGATCTTTCCTGCAGCGGGGTGATTCTGGCCGGGGGGCGGAGTTCCCGGTTCAACGGCATTAACAAGGCATTTGTGGACCTGCACGGCGGGCCCGTGATAGAGCCGGTTGCGGCCCTGCTTGGGCAAATGTTTTCCCGGGTGCTGATCATAACACATGATCCCCTGGCTTACCTGCCCTGGGATGCCGGCCTGGTGACGGATTTGTTTTCAGCGCGCAGTTCGCTTACCGGCATTCATGCCGGGCTGTTTTATTCCCCAACCCCCTATATTTTCGCAGTGGCCTGTGATACGCCCTTTATCCGGAGAGCCGTGGTGGAACTGGTTTTATCCGAACTGGAGCCGGGCGTCGATGCGGTCATGCCCCAGACACCTGCGGGCTTGGAACCCCTTTGTGCCGCGTATGCCAGCCAAAGCCTTGCCGTGGTGGAAAGCCATCTCCGGCAGGAAAAATTCAAGATCCGGCGGGTGTTTGAAAATCTCCGGGTCAAGGTGATTCCGGCGGAAAAAGTCATGGAGGCCGATCCGGAACTGGATACGTTTTTTAATATCAACACACCGGCGGACCTGGAAACAGCAAGATCCCGCCTGGAAAAACAGAAAAAAGGATCTTAG